Within Spinacia oleracea cultivar Varoflay chromosome 4, BTI_SOV_V1, whole genome shotgun sequence, the genomic segment cacttgtcattcagacaagtgtgcattcatattcctttgtcgcttagtgttacttactgaacataaggtaagatccaagccatccttattaggtccagaagtgtttctcggattacagagttcaactgtcaaacttttgcagaaggttaagccttaaccattctgagcacggccatgcattttacagtatctaactcttcgagaggccttgttacacaacaacaccatatcctatcaaagataggaggacaatccattcttgcaatctatgaacactcactttgattcatagtacgcccgataactgcttttatagcctccttttacgatgcgacgtttagctagcatcaaagtgaactaattctcaaacgagtagacataatcgctcatgttctgaggaacggtttctaatcaccattaataaggactacctatgacatgaatttaatctcttaaagtgttctcatggtcaatccgatacaagatccaataagtatctatgcaaaagactctgacatccagtcactctagttcaagaaacagaactaagtaatctacttgcaatctaatcttcattactCATTGGTCGTCCatctttcaatgacctggattagggatcctttgtgacttcaatattcaagttcacttatgggtgtttctttgtcgaagaatccatcttgacatcccatttgaatgatttgaatcacatggacttatcatttaattctaaaccacaattaaatgaatatgaaataatagatttcataaatatgaaatggttaaaccaattgttttaaacatagatctaacagatgttctaaaacaataattagaaaatcaaagccattctccaacatgcttgattcccatggttgctacatgtgcgttgtgtttcacttgtggcaacggtttagtcaatggatccgcgacgttgtcgtcagttccaaccttgcaaatctcgatttcctttctttcaacgatctctcgaagtatatgaaatcgccgcagtacgtgcttggaattctggtggctcctaggctcctttgcctgggcaatggctccgttattgtcataatacaaagccactggtcctttaatggagggcacaacaccaagttcttcgatgaacttccgaatccaaacagcttcctttgctgcttctgaggcagcaatgtactcggcttcagttgtagaatccgcaatagttctttgcttagcacttttccagcttactgctccgccgttgaggcagaacacaaacccagactgtgatctgaaatcatctatgtcggtttgaaatcttgcgtccgtatagcccttaacaatcaactcatctgtaccaccataaaccagaaactgatccttagtccttttcaagtactttaggatgttcttggcagcagtccaatgcgcctcacctggttctgactggtaccttctcgttgcactgagtgcgaacgaaacatccggccttgtacaaatcatagcatacatgatggatccaatagccgaagcgtatggagttccactcatctttctacgcttatcagatgttttgggacactgattcttgcttagatatgtgccatgtgacatgggtagatggcctctcttggcttccatcatattgaacctagctagcactttgtcaatgtaagtgctttggcttagtccaatcatcctcttagatctatccctatagatcttgatgcccaatatgtactgtgcctctcctaagtccttcattgagaaacactttccaagccaagtctttacagactccaacataggaatgtcgtttccaataagcagtatgtcgtcaacatacaagactaggaatgcaattttactcccgctgaccttcttgtatacacaagattcgtcctgattcttgatgaagccaaacttattgactgcttcatcaaatcgtttattccaactccttgatgcatgctttagtccgtagatggacttcttaagcttgcatacctttccttggttcttttgatcgacaaaaccctccggatgtgtcatgaacacagtctcttcaagaacactattcaagaaggcagttttgacatccattttccatatttcatagtcatgaaaagtggcaatcgcaaggattatccgaatagacttaagcatcgcgacaggagaaaaggtttcatcgtagtcaacgacgtgaacttgcctgtaaccttttgctacaaatctagccttgtatatgtgtACAATTCCATCTtcgtctttcttcaatttgaagacccatttgcatccgataggtgtgaacccatccggcaaatcaaccaaatcccagacttgattttcagacatggagtctatttcatattgcatggcctctaaccatttagtggagcttgggctcgtcatatgtaacaccccgaactctaattcaattattaaagcatacttagcagcggaattaacataattcggtcgggacattaccagccgtaactccctcttgggaattacaaggcaaccatcaatcataagctattaaatcctccaaaattaacataataatcctttatattcccaaagtaaaagtacataacgtactaaaaatctttaattaaactattaaaacttagaacattaactaggtgaatattgttaaagtgaaatcctcgccactactcgttttcatcgttcccagcagtacctaaaacagaaaacaaaaacggtgagccgaagactcagtaacgaactattctagcaacgtaaattcatttcaattcattttatttaataacacagggagagtagaataatgtaaaacattttataacgtcctttatttaattcattcataacttttgggtacacatgctagccgtggcaagtatgacatggtggaacgtcttccacgatggaccgctgtccataaaacatggggccttggcccgaaaacatgagagccttggctcaatgggaggatgccccatgggtacatgcatgaccgagaatcgtaacctgtgaacatatactgtcAAACGGACTAGgcctttcactttcatttatcatgtttcgtttaattttacattttagccttttacttcatttgaagtaacataattcctttagatcatgtgatcgaaataaaacatcattttgatcctgggatcaataaaatatcatttcattCATGGCATCATATAAGCatcattttataagaatttcaatcaatcatattataagaaataattccatcaaatcatattataataaataattcaatcaaaacataattcatttcccgcaattcataaaacatgtcaaaaacaTTCAGTttataaatcaatcataacgttgtaatttcataatcgcatttataaaggaattgcgggtactagcaatagccgttacctacaCTCCGCGATTGCTAAggcttttccttggttcgttcgtcctgagctccgaatccaatttctttcaaaatattaaatcactgaattagtattaaatcgacaaataatttaaaatcgatattttataaataataaattttatgagtaatggttttataaataaatataatttcatactataatgaaaatattattaaacgaaatttagtcgaaatatatttatatatttcataaatcgatttacataaaaaatattatataaattcggtttttgttaaataaagctagtaatttatttcattaaaatcgataattaaacctgaaaaataataaccaattttattagtaaataattatattataaagattattaaaacatgaaaattaataattagagaatctgaaatttaataattAGGAAATCTGAAATAGTAATTCAATTTTTAACTCACCAAAGGCCCAAATTGAAATAGCCCAACTCAAGTATGGGTTTGAGGTGAATAAAAATCAAGGTTTCACTTAGACACCTGATTTTCGGTTTTTCTGGGAAAGGAAatagaaacaggggaggggtgCGAAACAGGGGAGGCACGAAGAGGAGCAAGGGAAAGGAAGGAGGGAGGAAGGGAGGTGGCGGCTGGCTGGGCGGCGCGGCAGGGTTGCGCCGGTGGTTCAGCACGGCAGGGCCGCGAGGGAGATGGTGGATGGGGGCGGCGCAAAAACTGGAAAAAGAGAGGGGAGTGCGAGGGAGAAGACGGGGGTGCAGGGGTGGCGGTGGTGGATGTGAGAGGTGGTTGGAGAAGCTCGGTGATTGAGGGTGGCAGCGAGAGTGGTTGGGGTTGGTGGTTGTGGCACGGTGGTGCGGCGAGGGGAAGAAAGAAGGAGGCAGGGGAGGGGAGCAGGGATGCGACAGAGGAGGGAGCAAGGGGGAGTACGGTGGTGGTCGAGTGATTGTCGAGTGGTGTTGGGGTGCTTGAGGTGGTGTTGAACGGTGGTTGTGGTGGCGgacagtggtggtggtggtggtggtggttggtccgAATCAGGGAACAAAAAGAGGAGGagaattgaatttgaatttggtttttgagattgaaattgaaattcaattctgaaaatgaaattgaatttgtaatGTGTTAGTGTAATATCCCTAATATTTTATGTCGCAAAAGTttgttataatttattttttctttgtaaaaaaaaaacaaaaaaaaaaatagtcttTAACATTTGAAACTAAAGTAACAAAGTTTTTCTAAATTAAGTTCCGGGACAATatttcttttaaggagggtagattataataccttgtatttttaactttaagtttcgggaggaaacttcttttaaggagggtagattgtaataccctatatttttctaacattaagtttcgggacgaaacttattttaaggagggtagattgtaataccctgtatttttctaactttaagtttcgggacgaaacttcttttaaggggatagattgtaatacccTAATATTTTACGATTTCGTAAAATATAATATATAGCCAAAGTAAAGTTATAATTCATATTAAATGATTTTCTGTTTTTAGTTagtctcttttaatattttcggaaaatttaaaaacactattttaaATTCAGTAGGACTATTTTTATGAGATAGTATAAATATCCTTCAACcctagtattttttttaaagcaaaAAAATAGGGGAACGGCCGTTTGATATTCTATGAGATTAGTCTCTCGGATTATTTTCCGTACTCGATCCCCTCTCTTGTGCGTGCACTAgatttcaaaaggaaaaaacaaacTAAATTCTTTTGTGATCAATGGATCATGACCGATCTTCTggtaattcattaattaatctTCCAAACAAGTATTTTAATTGGCAAGTTGACCAAGCCTTGCTTGCAGTGCACGAGAGTATAGTCTGTTGGTTTTGTGATGCATAATACTTTCGTTTTTTGTCGTGGATTAAGTTCCGAGAAGGTAATCACGCACACTTAGTCTCTTtaaattattcgtaattaagtattgattattatatataatcaTGTATAGGCCTTTAGAGTTGTTTGTTAtatatattataaattttatttctaATTATAAGTGAATAATGTGATAACGTGTATTAGATAAATGCTCAACTCATTGATAATATTGTTGATTTAGATTTCTTATTATATTAGTCACTGTTATTTGTATATGTGTAGATATCTAAGGGTCTAGTTTATTTGTGGATTGATATTGGAAATTTGGATTGGGTCAATCTATATATTCTAGAGTTTTAGATCGTAATAGAGTTTCTTGGCTTTATTAATTAGTAGTTAGTAATCAAGCTTACCCCTTTGAGAGTTTTCCGTATagtaattagttataaatttataatcgttTATCCTatcttttgaaattttattatatATGTGTTTTGTTTATGTGACATTGGAAGATACatagtattaatttattattatgtgCAATCACGATTTAGAGTCATATGAGTATGCATGTTGTGTATGCTATTGGTTTATATATTTTGCTTTGCTATAAATTGTCTAAATTGCTAATGTGTTTAATTGGCTAATATGCACGATTATATTTACATTGGAATGTTAGTTTTAATTTCTTATATGATGCTCTTGCTTGTCTTAGATTATTGATTAGTTGTTTTCGGTTATATTCTCAATGAGAATTTACTCTAATTTGTTTGAGGTTTTACTAGTGTAAGGGAAATATATCATTTGGCTAATAAGGATTAGCGTACTAATTACTATCTTTGTGGGGTTGATCGAGAAATTGACATAGGGTAAAAGGTTGAGGTTAACAATATTATTGTTGTAAGCTTGGAAGCTTGGAGCATATGCATATTGTACTATTGGGAattgatttaatttattttgggaTGATAA encodes:
- the LOC130471377 gene encoding hyphally regulated cell wall protein 1-like, with the translated sequence MERGTKSLQELEWDGSFNNHKQRRHELLEEIETGEGCETGEARRGARERKEGGREVAAGWAARQGCAGGSARQGREGDGGWGRRKNWKKRGECEGEDGGAGVAVVDVRGGWRSSVIEGGSESGWGWWLWHGGAARGRKKEAGEGSRDATEEGARGSTVVVE